From the genome of Paracoccus seriniphilus, one region includes:
- a CDS encoding alpha/beta hydrolase: MFYKVTDWDDAYANGAHIPDAAQYPPRWQEQAAAFRSAHPPRQMDRSDLFLPDGDVAGLAVFIHGGYWMKFDPSFWSHFAAGPLAAGWAVLFPAYTLAPRARITEMTVEIAADIVRAAEIVDGPIALTGHSAGGHLAARMICNDGTLPDEIAARVSSCVPISALTDLRPLMRTGMNDTLNIDAEEAQRESPALLCPRMDIPVTPWVGGAERPEFIRQSRILADIWAGLGAETELVIDPGRHHFDVIEAMRDRNSPLVRRLLRPARGRQA; the protein is encoded by the coding sequence ATGTTCTACAAAGTCACCGATTGGGACGATGCCTATGCCAATGGCGCGCATATTCCCGATGCCGCCCAATATCCGCCGCGCTGGCAGGAACAGGCCGCCGCATTTCGTTCCGCGCATCCCCCGCGTCAAATGGACCGCAGTGACCTGTTCCTGCCCGACGGGGATGTGGCCGGACTCGCCGTCTTCATTCATGGCGGCTACTGGATGAAGTTCGACCCCTCCTTCTGGTCACATTTCGCGGCCGGTCCCCTTGCCGCAGGCTGGGCCGTGCTGTTTCCCGCCTATACGCTGGCTCCCAGGGCGCGGATCACCGAAATGACGGTCGAGATCGCCGCCGATATCGTCAGGGCTGCGGAAATCGTCGACGGTCCCATCGCGTTGACCGGCCATTCGGCGGGCGGGCACCTGGCAGCACGCATGATCTGCAATGACGGCACCCTGCCAGATGAGATTGCCGCGCGCGTCTCGTCCTGTGTTCCGATCTCGGCTCTGACGGATCTGCGCCCGTTGATGCGCACCGGCATGAACGATACCCTGAATATCGACGCCGAAGAGGCGCAGCGCGAAAGCCCCGCCCTTCTGTGCCCGCGCATGGATATTCCGGTGACGCCATGGGTTGGCGGCGCCGAGCGGCCCGAGTTCATTCGCCAGTCGCGCATCCTGGCGGATATCTGGGCCGGTCTGGGCGCGGAAACGGAACTGGTCATCGATCCGGGTCGCCATCATTTCGATGTCATCGAGGCCATGCGCGACAGGAACAGCCCGTTGGTGCGCCGCCTGCTGCGCCCTGCAAGGGGGCGTCAGGCCTAG
- a CDS encoding murein hydrolase activator EnvC family protein, translated as MIRRLLLALLCSGMATGAPAQSATPANQAVIEAEAAATQLRNSVSKLAEAVSADDQVTALTDVIRGYEQGLAALREGLRQASAREAELHGRFEAERARLASVLGAMTALQKSPETTLLLHPAGALANARSGMILADVTPGLQAEAERLQDDLEEISTVRALQSAAAEMLGSGLASVQEARRLLASAVTDRSTVPVRFAEAPQELQRLKEAAQSLDDFARGIEDMESDVGPPREDFAGAQGSLPLPVVGSVLRPYRQPDAAGVKRPGWIIATAPAALVTTPWPATIRYRGTLLDYGNVMIVEPAQGYLLIFAGLSQVFGEVGDVLKAGDPIGLMGGSEAPAQEFGAQFVADAARGLDAGRTETLYLELRKGDETLDPADWFVLNPIVEPQEN; from the coding sequence ATGATCCGACGGCTTTTACTGGCTCTGCTGTGCAGCGGGATGGCGACCGGCGCGCCGGCACAATCCGCCACGCCAGCCAATCAGGCGGTGATCGAGGCCGAGGCCGCCGCCACGCAGCTGCGCAATTCGGTCAGCAAGCTGGCCGAAGCGGTTTCCGCAGATGATCAGGTGACGGCGCTGACGGATGTCATCCGTGGCTATGAACAGGGGCTGGCCGCCCTGCGCGAGGGGCTGCGTCAGGCCAGCGCGCGGGAGGCGGAACTGCACGGTCGCTTTGAAGCCGAACGGGCAAGGCTTGCCAGCGTGCTGGGCGCGATGACGGCCCTGCAGAAATCGCCTGAAACGACCCTGTTGCTGCATCCCGCCGGCGCTTTGGCCAACGCCAGATCCGGCATGATTCTGGCCGATGTGACACCGGGGCTGCAGGCCGAGGCCGAGCGTCTGCAGGATGATCTTGAAGAAATCTCGACGGTGCGCGCCTTGCAATCGGCCGCGGCCGAGATGCTGGGATCGGGGCTGGCCTCGGTGCAGGAGGCGCGTCGCCTGCTGGCCAGCGCCGTGACCGACCGTTCGACCGTTCCGGTTCGCTTTGCCGAGGCCCCCCAGGAGTTGCAGCGGCTGAAGGAAGCGGCACAAAGTCTGGATGATTTTGCCCGGGGCATCGAGGACATGGAAAGCGATGTCGGCCCGCCAAGGGAAGATTTTGCCGGTGCGCAGGGCAGCTTGCCACTGCCGGTGGTGGGCAGCGTCTTGCGGCCCTATCGCCAACCCGATGCGGCGGGGGTCAAGCGACCGGGCTGGATCATTGCGACCGCGCCTGCCGCGCTGGTCACCACGCCCTGGCCTGCGACCATCCGCTATCGCGGAACCCTGCTGGATTACGGCAATGTGATGATTGTCGAGCCCGCACAGGGATATCTTCTGATATTTGCTGGACTATCACAGGTGTTTGGTGAAGTGGGCGATGTGTTGAAAGCCGGTGATCCGATTGGCCTCATGGGTGGGTCAGAGGCACCGGCACAGGAATTCGGAGCGCAGTTCGTCGCCGATGCTGCGCGCGGGCTGGATGCGGGGCGGACCGAAACCCTGTATCTGGAACTGCGAAAGGGCGACGAAACGCTGGACCCGGCAGACTGGTTCGTGCTGAATCCAATAGTCGAGCCGCAAGAGAACTGA
- a CDS encoding YbaK/EbsC family protein yields the protein MSKSLKRVRAALEASGEAVEILEMPGSTRTAAEAAEAAGCLVDQIAKSIIFRGIQSDEIFLFLTAGGNRVDPERAAGVAGQSLGKADAALIRAETGFAIGGVAPVGHLKPVQCYFDPRLSDFDQIWAAAGTPRHIFAIAPQDLLRVTGAEIADFTG from the coding sequence ATGAGCAAGAGTTTGAAGCGCGTTCGCGCGGCACTGGAGGCTTCGGGCGAGGCGGTCGAAATCCTCGAGATGCCGGGCTCGACCCGCACCGCCGCCGAAGCCGCCGAGGCGGCGGGATGCCTGGTGGATCAGATCGCCAAGTCGATCATCTTTCGAGGCATTCAGAGTGACGAGATCTTCCTGTTCTTGACCGCCGGTGGCAACCGTGTGGACCCGGAAAGGGCCGCAGGCGTCGCGGGACAGTCATTGGGCAAGGCGGATGCGGCGTTGATCCGTGCCGAAACCGGCTTTGCCATTGGCGGTGTAGCGCCAGTCGGCCATTTGAAACCGGTGCAATGCTATTTCGATCCGCGCCTGTCGGATTTCGATCAGATATGGGCGGCGGCAGGCACGCCGCGCCACATCTTTGCCATTGCCCCGCAAGACCTGCTGAGGGTGACCGGGGCCGAGATCGCGGATTTTACCGGCTAG
- the rlmH gene encoding 23S rRNA (pseudouridine(1915)-N(3))-methyltransferase RlmH yields the protein MRIEIAAVGRLKKGPESQLVSDYLERFAKTGRGLGLPAVHVSEVEGRRGGGMLAEADLLSRVIPEGAALVMMDERGDQPTSPEFARKLAHWRDSARDVCFVIGGADGLAPDLRARADWQISLGRMVWPHMLVRVMLAEQLYRAATILAGSPYHRA from the coding sequence ATGCGAATAGAGATCGCCGCCGTGGGGCGGCTGAAGAAGGGTCCGGAATCGCAATTGGTTTCGGACTATCTGGAGCGCTTTGCCAAAACCGGACGCGGGCTGGGACTCCCCGCAGTTCATGTGAGTGAGGTCGAGGGCCGGCGCGGAGGCGGAATGCTGGCCGAAGCCGACCTGCTGTCACGCGTCATTCCCGAGGGTGCGGCGCTGGTGATGATGGACGAGCGCGGCGATCAGCCCACCTCGCCCGAATTCGCCCGCAAGCTGGCGCATTGGCGCGACAGCGCTCGTGATGTCTGTTTCGTGATCGGCGGCGCGGACGGGCTGGCCCCTGATCTGCGCGCCCGCGCGGATTGGCAGATCAGCCTTGGCCGCATGGTCTGGCCGCACATGCTGGTGCGGGTCATGCTGGCCGAACAGCTGTATCGCGCCGCGACGATTCTGGCCGGTTCCCCCTATCACCGGGCCTGA
- a CDS encoding lytic murein transglycosylase — MSFSRFLVTTTLVGALAACAGPTSRTPGSYSGSTPVTPSPIPAASASDEAGLQRFVQSFRARALSSGVSASTYDRAMRIARYNPDVIRLDRKQAEFSRPVWLYLDSAVSDARIATGREKRAQLSGTLASIEARYGVPREIVLAVWGMESNFGANRGKMQIIPSLATLAYDGRRGEMFQNQLIAALKILQAGDTDAEHMLGSWAGAMGHTQFMPTSYLEYAVDFTGDGRRDIWSDDPTDALASTAAYLARNGWKRGQPWGTEVRLPDSFNMGQIGKGTRKSNSAWAAQGVTRFGGGSLPSGSGSIIMPAGARGPAFLVMDNFRALLRYNNSDNYALGVSFLAERIAGRSGIQGSWPRNDRPLSTSERKEIQQRLRAKGFYDGEIDGLFGSGTMTAVAAFQRSIGVTPDGYPTSILLGQLRK; from the coding sequence ATGAGTTTCAGCAGATTTCTAGTGACCACGACCCTTGTCGGGGCCCTTGCCGCATGCGCCGGACCCACAAGCCGCACCCCCGGCAGTTACAGCGGCAGCACGCCGGTGACGCCATCACCGATTCCCGCCGCTTCGGCAAGCGACGAGGCAGGTCTGCAGCGCTTCGTCCAGTCCTTCCGCGCGCGGGCGCTGTCTTCGGGCGTCTCTGCCAGCACCTATGACCGTGCAATGCGGATCGCCCGCTACAATCCCGATGTCATTCGCCTTGACCGGAAGCAGGCAGAGTTCTCGCGGCCAGTCTGGTTGTATCTGGACAGCGCGGTTTCGGATGCGCGCATTGCGACCGGACGCGAGAAACGGGCGCAACTGTCCGGCACGCTGGCCTCGATCGAGGCGCGTTATGGCGTTCCCCGTGAAATCGTCCTGGCCGTATGGGGCATGGAGTCCAATTTCGGCGCCAACCGCGGCAAGATGCAGATCATCCCCTCGCTGGCAACGCTGGCCTATGATGGCCGCCGCGGCGAGATGTTCCAGAACCAGCTGATCGCGGCGCTGAAGATCCTGCAGGCCGGAGATACGGATGCCGAGCACATGCTGGGCAGCTGGGCTGGCGCGATGGGCCATACCCAGTTCATGCCGACCTCCTATCTGGAATATGCGGTGGATTTCACCGGCGACGGTCGTCGCGACATCTGGTCTGACGATCCCACCGACGCCCTGGCCTCGACGGCGGCCTATCTGGCGCGCAATGGCTGGAAACGCGGTCAGCCATGGGGGACCGAAGTGCGTCTGCCGGACAGCTTCAACATGGGGCAGATCGGCAAGGGCACGCGCAAGTCCAACTCGGCATGGGCCGCGCAGGGAGTCACGCGCTTTGGTGGCGGATCGCTGCCGTCGGGCAGCGGATCGATCATCATGCCCGCAGGCGCCCGTGGCCCGGCCTTCCTGGTCATGGACAATTTCCGCGCACTGTTGCGCTATAACAACTCGGACAACTATGCGCTTGGCGTGTCCTTTCTGGCGGAACGGATCGCGGGTCGTTCGGGCATCCAGGGGTCCTGGCCGCGCAACGACCGGCCTCTTTCGACATCGGAACGCAAGGAAATCCAGCAAAGATTGCGGGCCAAAGGCTTCTATGATGGCGAAATCGACGGCCTGTTCGGCTCGGGCACGATGACCGCCGTGGCGGCCTTTCAGCGTTCGATCGGCGTGACGCCTGACGGCTATCCGACCTCCATCCTGCTGGGGCAGTTGCGCAAGTAA
- the kynU gene encoding kynureninase: MTDFSKTRQAFDLPDGVTYLDGNSLGPMPVGAAQRVARMMTEEWSQMLITGWNKAGWYTQPRRVADRIARLVGAGPGQVVMGDTLSIKVFQAVSAARALRPDRRVILSDRGNFPSDLYVAQGLARAVDAELRVVEPEEVEAAITKDIAVLMITEVDYRTGRRHDMKALTRKAHEMGALTVWDLAHSAGAVDVALLDADADFAVGCTYKYLNGGPGSPAFIWTHPRHADAAQPILQGWMGHRAPFDFDLAYQPAAGIERMRVGTPPVIALTALDAALDVWDDVSLTDLRARSIELTQAFIAGVEANCPEVVLHSPRDPQQRGSQVGFRHPQAYAVMQALIDQKIIGDFRAPDVLRFGFAPLYNGLDDVARAVDGLTRILRDRLWDREDYMQRADVT; encoded by the coding sequence ATGACCGATTTCAGCAAGACACGGCAGGCTTTCGACCTGCCTGATGGGGTTACCTATCTGGACGGCAATTCGCTGGGACCGATGCCTGTCGGAGCGGCGCAGCGGGTGGCGCGCATGATGACCGAGGAATGGTCTCAGATGCTGATCACGGGCTGGAACAAGGCCGGTTGGTATACGCAGCCCCGGCGGGTCGCGGACCGGATTGCCCGGCTTGTCGGGGCCGGACCCGGGCAGGTGGTGATGGGCGACACCCTGTCGATCAAGGTGTTTCAGGCTGTCAGCGCCGCGCGCGCCCTGCGCCCCGACCGGCGGGTGATCCTGTCGGATCGCGGGAATTTCCCTTCGGATCTTTACGTGGCGCAGGGGCTTGCGCGGGCGGTCGATGCGGAATTGCGCGTGGTCGAACCCGAAGAGGTCGAGGCCGCGATCACCAAGGATATCGCCGTGCTGATGATCACCGAGGTGGATTACCGCACCGGCCGTCGCCACGACATGAAGGCCCTGACCCGAAAAGCCCATGAGATGGGCGCCCTGACGGTCTGGGATCTGGCGCATTCGGCGGGGGCAGTGGATGTCGCCTTGCTGGATGCGGATGCGGATTTCGCGGTGGGCTGCACTTATAAATATCTGAATGGCGGCCCCGGTTCACCGGCCTTTATCTGGACCCATCCCCGCCATGCCGATGCGGCACAACCGATTCTTCAGGGCTGGATGGGGCATCGCGCGCCATTTGACTTCGATCTGGCATATCAGCCTGCCGCGGGCATCGAGCGGATGCGCGTCGGCACACCGCCGGTCATCGCGCTGACGGCGCTGGATGCCGCGCTGGATGTCTGGGACGATGTGTCCCTGACGGATCTGCGCGCGCGCTCGATCGAACTGACACAGGCCTTCATTGCCGGGGTCGAGGCCAACTGTCCCGAGGTGGTTCTGCATTCACCGCGCGACCCGCAGCAGCGCGGGTCCCAGGTCGGGTTCCGTCATCCCCAAGCCTATGCGGTGATGCAGGCATTGATCGACCAGAAGATCATCGGTGACTTTCGCGCTCCGGATGTGCTGCGATTTGGCTTTGCGCCGCTTTACAATGGCTTGGACGATGTTGCGCGCGCCGTGGATGGCCTGACACGAATCTTGCGCGATCGCCTGTGGGATCGTGAAGATTATATGCAACGCGCTGATGTGACGTAG
- a CDS encoding efflux RND transporter periplasmic adaptor subunit, translating into MMAFRIVATGLALLCASPLHADDEAIRVEIAKASLEPLRLQLELSGTIEALDTIELSFRQSGRVTDVLVEEGDRITAGQVLARLDSVQQDQALKVAQASLEAALASQAQTQQAYDRAIAMLARGVGTRAARDSAEEAYSEATGAVQRAESAVDQARRAVEDTVLVAPEDAVVTMRDIAPGQIVAAAQTALTLATLDGLEAVFMAPDQPELRNAMGQEVMLRTIDIDRAEMVGHVTEIAPLVDPDTGTVTVKARIAGLFQNTNLLGSAVRGRMYVTREEGIAIPWTALMRSGDHPAVWVVDGQNRVHLTPVTIQHFSNGTVFLSDGLSEGQSVVAGGSQLMYPGRRVQSMEDDR; encoded by the coding sequence ATGATGGCATTTCGTATTGTTGCAACAGGTCTGGCTCTGCTCTGTGCTAGCCCGCTTCATGCAGACGACGAGGCGATCCGGGTAGAGATTGCCAAGGCGTCGCTGGAGCCGTTGCGCCTGCAGCTTGAACTCTCGGGCACCATCGAGGCGCTGGATACGATCGAGCTGAGCTTTCGTCAAAGCGGGCGCGTCACCGATGTGCTGGTCGAAGAAGGAGACCGGATCACCGCCGGACAGGTTCTGGCACGGCTTGATTCCGTGCAGCAGGATCAGGCGCTGAAAGTGGCCCAGGCCAGCCTGGAAGCCGCGCTGGCATCTCAGGCGCAGACGCAGCAGGCCTATGACCGGGCAATTGCCATGCTGGCACGCGGCGTCGGGACGCGCGCCGCCCGTGACAGCGCCGAAGAGGCCTATTCGGAGGCAACCGGTGCCGTTCAGCGCGCCGAAAGTGCCGTTGATCAGGCCCGGCGTGCGGTCGAGGACACCGTGCTGGTCGCACCGGAAGACGCCGTCGTGACCATGCGCGACATCGCCCCCGGCCAGATCGTCGCGGCTGCGCAGACTGCGTTGACACTGGCGACCCTGGACGGGCTGGAGGCGGTGTTCATGGCCCCCGATCAGCCCGAATTGCGCAATGCCATGGGGCAGGAGGTCATGCTCAGGACCATTGATATCGACCGCGCCGAGATGGTCGGTCATGTCACCGAAATCGCCCCGCTGGTGGACCCGGATACCGGGACCGTCACCGTCAAGGCTCGGATCGCGGGCCTGTTCCAGAATACGAATTTGCTGGGCTCGGCAGTGCGTGGTCGCATGTATGTCACCCGAGAGGAGGGGATTGCGATTCCCTGGACCGCCCTGATGCGCAGCGGGGACCATCCCGCCGTCTGGGTGGTGGATGGGCAGAACCGGGTTCATCTGACGCCGGTGACCATCCAGCATTTTTCGAATGGAACGGTGTTCCTGTCTGATGGCCTGAGCGAAGGGCAGAGCGTTGTCGCCGGCGGGTCACAGCTCATGTATCCCGGCCGAAGGGTCCAGAGCATGGAGGATGACCGTTGA
- a CDS encoding S41 family peptidase, with amino-acid sequence MKHYLIAGLGGILAGAVVTTQLAGPLVAQEAGKNTSVYEQLELFGNVFERVRADYVEVPDDKELIEAAINGMLTSLDPHSSFLSADDYEEMQTQTRGSFGGLGIEVSQEDGLVKVVSPIDDTPAAEAGVKAGDYITHVNGESLLGLTLDEAVDMMRGPVGSEITVTLLREGENEPFDLTMTRDTIKLTVVKTRIEGHAVVLRVSTFNDETYDTLKVELEKAVNEIGGIDKVTGFVLDLRNNPGGLLNQAISVSDAFLDAGEIVSTRGRMPEESERWNAEPGDLAQGKPMVVLINGGSASASEIVTGALQDHHRAIVVGEKSFGKGSVQTVMPVTSDSAIRLTTARYYTPSGRSIQSLGIQPDILVAQPRRAVNEEEDEPRSQSNFGRSEADLRGALNNDSISDEERKQMEDEAAEVEATAKLREEDYQLAYAVDILKGLAAVDYTADDVPAKDAPAVTGQGKDSDAANDKG; translated from the coding sequence ATGAAACATTATCTGATTGCAGGGCTTGGGGGCATTCTTGCCGGAGCCGTTGTCACGACCCAGCTTGCAGGGCCGCTGGTCGCGCAAGAGGCAGGCAAGAATACATCGGTCTATGAGCAGTTGGAACTGTTCGGAAATGTCTTCGAGCGGGTGCGTGCCGATTATGTCGAGGTGCCCGACGACAAGGAACTGATCGAAGCGGCCATCAATGGCATGCTGACTTCGCTTGATCCGCACAGTTCGTTCCTGTCTGCAGATGACTATGAAGAGATGCAGACCCAGACCCGCGGCAGCTTTGGCGGATTGGGGATCGAGGTCAGCCAGGAAGACGGGCTGGTCAAGGTCGTCTCGCCGATTGATGACACACCCGCGGCCGAAGCCGGGGTCAAGGCGGGTGACTATATCACCCATGTGAACGGCGAATCGCTGCTGGGCCTGACGCTGGACGAGGCCGTCGACATGATGCGCGGTCCGGTGGGATCCGAAATCACGGTCACGCTGCTGCGTGAGGGCGAAAACGAGCCCTTCGATCTGACCATGACGCGCGACACGATCAAGCTGACCGTCGTGAAGACCCGGATCGAAGGTCATGCGGTCGTGCTGCGGGTTTCGACCTTCAATGACGAAACCTATGATACCCTCAAGGTCGAACTGGAAAAGGCCGTCAATGAAATCGGCGGCATCGACAAGGTTACCGGCTTCGTGCTGGATCTGCGCAACAATCCGGGCGGGCTGCTGAACCAGGCGATCAGCGTTTCGGATGCCTTCCTCGATGCCGGGGAAATCGTCAGCACTCGTGGCCGCATGCCCGAGGAAAGCGAACGCTGGAACGCCGAGCCGGGCGATCTGGCACAGGGCAAGCCCATGGTCGTGCTGATCAATGGAGGTTCGGCCAGTGCCTCGGAGATCGTCACGGGGGCCCTGCAGGATCACCATCGCGCCATCGTCGTGGGCGAGAAATCCTTTGGCAAGGGCTCGGTCCAGACCGTCATGCCGGTCACATCCGACAGCGCGATCCGCCTGACCACGGCGCGCTATTACACGCCCTCGGGGCGCTCGATCCAGTCGCTTGGCATCCAGCCTGATATCCTGGTGGCCCAACCGCGACGCGCGGTGAACGAGGAAGAGGACGAACCGCGCAGCCAGTCGAATTTCGGCCGCAGCGAGGCAGATCTGCGCGGCGCGCTGAACAATGATTCCATCAGCGATGAAGAAAGAAAGCAGATGGAAGACGAGGCTGCCGAGGTCGAGGCGACCGCGAAGCTGCGCGAAGAGGATTACCAGCTGGCCTATGCCGTCGATATCCTCAAGGGGTTGGCGGCTGTCGATTACACGGCCGATGACGTTCCCGCCAAGGATGCGCCTGCCGTGACGGGGCAGGGCAAGGATTCGGATGCGGCCAATGACAAGGGCTGA
- the gpmI gene encoding 2,3-bisphosphoglycerate-independent phosphoglycerate mutase produces MTKPVILCILDGWGLSDRPEQSAPDQAETPNFDRLMRECPNATLTTFGPDVGLPSGQMGNSEVGHTNIGAGRVVAMDLGQIDLAIEDGSFYDNAAIRDFATGLKQTGGSAHLMGVISDGGVHGHLRHVLAAAKAITDAGVPVIIHAITDGRDVAPQSALGFMTELQGQMPEGCRIGTVIGRYFAMDRDNRWDRVERAYRAIVAGKGDPAVSADKAVAEAHARGETDEFIQPFVIDGYNGALDGDGFFCLNFRADRAREILTALADPEFGEFDVSDRPEWAAMLGMVDYSVRHNNFMTTAYPKQQVSNTLGAWVAAQGLRQFRLAETEKYPHVTFFLNGGKEEPEKGEDRFMPQSPKVATYDLAPEMASEAVGDRLVQAIEEGYDLIVVNFANPDMVGHTGSLEAAKRACAAVDLQVGRMLAALDKAGGAAVICADHGNCETMIDPETGGPHTAHTINPVPVIVYNGPAGIALRKGRLADLAPTVLALMGLEQPAEMTGESLIVTA; encoded by the coding sequence ATGACGAAACCCGTGATCCTGTGCATTCTTGACGGTTGGGGCCTTTCGGATCGTCCCGAACAGAGCGCTCCGGACCAGGCCGAGACCCCGAATTTCGACCGTCTGATGCGTGAATGTCCGAATGCGACCTTGACGACATTTGGTCCCGATGTCGGGCTGCCATCGGGCCAGATGGGAAATTCCGAAGTCGGCCATACGAATATCGGCGCTGGTCGCGTTGTCGCGATGGATCTGGGCCAGATCGATCTGGCCATCGAGGACGGCAGCTTTTACGACAATGCGGCGATCCGTGATTTCGCGACCGGACTGAAACAGACCGGTGGCAGCGCACATCTGATGGGTGTGATCTCTGACGGTGGTGTGCATGGGCATCTGCGCCATGTTCTGGCCGCTGCAAAGGCCATCACCGATGCCGGTGTGCCCGTGATCATTCATGCCATCACCGACGGGCGTGACGTGGCGCCGCAATCGGCCCTTGGCTTCATGACCGAATTGCAGGGGCAGATGCCTGAAGGCTGCCGGATCGGTACGGTGATCGGCCGCTATTTCGCCATGGACCGCGACAACCGCTGGGATCGCGTCGAACGGGCCTATCGCGCGATTGTCGCCGGCAAGGGCGATCCTGCCGTCAGTGCCGACAAGGCGGTGGCCGAGGCTCATGCCCGCGGCGAGACCGATGAATTCATCCAACCCTTCGTGATCGACGGCTATAACGGCGCATTGGATGGCGACGGTTTCTTCTGTCTGAATTTCCGTGCCGACCGCGCCCGCGAGATCCTGACAGCGCTGGCTGATCCCGAGTTCGGCGAATTCGATGTCAGCGACCGACCTGAATGGGCCGCCATGCTGGGCATGGTGGACTACAGCGTGCGTCACAACAACTTCATGACCACGGCCTATCCCAAGCAGCAGGTCTCCAATACGCTGGGGGCCTGGGTCGCCGCGCAGGGGCTGCGCCAGTTCCGTCTGGCCGAGACCGAGAAATACCCGCATGTGACGTTCTTCCTCAATGGCGGCAAGGAAGAGCCCGAAAAGGGCGAAGACCGGTTCATGCCGCAAAGCCCCAAGGTGGCGACCTATGACCTGGCACCGGAAATGGCATCCGAGGCCGTGGGCGATCGCCTGGTTCAGGCCATCGAGGAAGGCTACGATCTGATCGTCGTCAATTTCGCCAATCCCGATATGGTCGGGCATACCGGCAGCCTCGAGGCCGCCAAGCGCGCCTGTGCCGCCGTCGACCTGCAGGTCGGGCGAATGCTGGCCGCGCTGGACAAGGCGGGGGGTGCTGCGGTGATCTGTGCCGATCATGGCAATTGCGAAACCATGATCGACCCTGAAACCGGTGGACCCCATACGGCCCATACCATCAATCCGGTGCCGGTGATCGTCTATAACGGTCCGGCCGGGATCGCGCTTCGCAAAGGACGTCTGGCCGATTTGGCACCGACGGTCCTGGCCCTGATGGGGCTTGAGCAACCGGCTGAAATGACTGGCGAAAGCCTGATCGTAACCGCATGA
- a CDS encoding RNA pyrophosphohydrolase: protein MVADRSGPGGLPYRPCAGVMLMNRQGLVFAGQRLDRPGAWQMPQGGIDAGETPLQAALRELTEETGIPEDKVEVVAEAPGWVYYDLPPELLGKVWKGRFGGQRQKWVLMRFLGQDSDICIETEHPEFDRWCWMSGDDLLDSIVPFKRAVYEEVLAAFRAHLAA from the coding sequence ATGGTTGCAGATCGGTCAGGGCCGGGCGGCTTGCCCTATCGGCCTTGCGCCGGCGTGATGCTGATGAACCGTCAGGGGCTGGTTTTTGCCGGGCAACGGCTGGACCGGCCCGGTGCCTGGCAGATGCCGCAGGGCGGGATCGATGCCGGAGAGACACCGCTTCAGGCGGCGTTGCGCGAATTGACCGAGGAAACCGGGATTCCGGAAGATAAGGTCGAGGTCGTCGCCGAGGCCCCGGGCTGGGTCTATTATGACCTGCCGCCGGAACTGCTGGGCAAGGTCTGGAAGGGCAGGTTCGGCGGACAGCGCCAGAAATGGGTGCTGATGCGCTTTCTGGGTCAGGACAGTGATATCTGCATCGAGACAGAACATCCCGAATTCGACCGTTGGTGCTGGATGTCCGGCGATGACCTGCTGGACAGTATCGTGCCCTTCAAGCGCGCGGTTTACGAAGAGGTTCTTGCCGCCTTCCGCGCGCATCTGGCAGCTTAG